The DNA window AAAGTAGCTTCAATAAAGGAGCCTCAGACTGTCATTATGGATGGCAAGATTTTAGATGAGCCTCTTTCAACCATAGGGTATAGTCGAGGATGGTTAAAGACAGAAATAGAAAAACTAGGGGTTACAATTGAAAACGTATTTATTGGACAAGTAAACTCTTATGGGGAATTAACGGTTGATGTTTTTGATGATAAGCTTCAAGTTCCATCTCCGCAGGAAAGGCCATTAATGCTTTCGACGATGAAAAAATGCCAAGCGGACTTAGAATTATTTGCTCTTGCAACTGAAAATAAAGATGCTAAGCAACTATATGCAAAAAATAGTGAAAAACTACAAAATGCTATTGATAAAGTTACCCATATATTAAAAAGTTAATTGTATCGGATAATGTCACTCCTTGTTTAGTAATTCCTACTCACAACCTATTCTATATGTATTAGTTGTAATTAATGGTGAGACACTATCCAAAAAAGCAACGCTTCATTCATTAAAAACCTTGAGTTTTGAAATGCTTTGTACCCAAATTTACAGTTTATATAAATGCAAAATAGCAGCCGAAATTGTATCTCCAGCTGCTTACTTTATGAGATGAATCTCTCACATTTTAAATAATAGGATTCTCCACAGTTACAACATCTCTTTCAGAAATATAGGGTGATTTAACAAAAAGGGCCTTAAAATTACTATCTGATGTGTTTATCAAATAGTGTGTATCTTTTGGCGCGCACTGTATCATATCTCCAGGTTTTACTTTTACTCTTTCATTATTAATATAGAAGTCAATTTCGCCTTCCAGAATATAAAAGATTTCTTCACAGGTAGTATGGTAGTGATTTTGGAAGTCTTGCCCAGGCTTTAAAACGACGATTCCAATATCTACGTTAGGGCCTCTAGTTAGATATTTCGGACCATGGTCTTTAAAACGATATTCAAAATCGTTTTCATGCACTTTTTTCATTGAAAACACTTCCTCTCAAATAGTTATACCTGGAGCTTTCCACATATGCTCGGTTATTTTTCTATCTGCCAATTTTAACTGCTCGATATACACGCTACGCCAAGTTTTGTAAAGTTCCTGATATATTTGGTGGTGTTCCATATTTGGTTCATATTTCTTTTCAAATTTGACAACCTTTCGAACTACATCAGAAATGTTATCAAATATACATGCGCCCACACCGGCATATAATGCTGTTCCAAGAGCAGCTGCTTCCTTGATTTCTGGAACTTTCACGGGCACGCCTAACATATCTGCGAGAATTTGAGACCATAACTTGCTATTAGATGCTCCACCTGCAAAAATGATTTCTTTTGGATAATGCCCGGTCACTTCTTCAATAATTTTCAAATTCCCTAAAGTCACCATCGCTGCATTTTCCTGCAGTGATCTAAATAGCACATGTTTACCAGACTTTTCAGGATCCAAACTTAAATTGATAAACGAAGGAGCTGCGTGTCTCCATGAAATAAAATTCATTATATCCGAAAAAATTGGAATAACTCCATATGATCCAACAGGTACATTCTTCGTTTTTTCGTCCATTACTTCATAAAAATTTTTCCCTATTTTTGTTGCTTCCTCTACTTCTTTGTCACAGAAACTATCCCTAAACCATTTGATAACAATGCCAGGAAAAAAAGCAATTGTTTCTATTTGCCACAAGTCTTGAATCGCATGACAATTAATTCGGATTCGACAGTTTGGATCCACAATCGGCTTATCGATATTTAATTCTTGTTGCCAAAAGGATCCTCCAGAAACAATAGCTTGCCCTTTTTCAATTGCTCCTACGCCAACTGATGCTAATTGAGCGTCTCCGCCCCCAGCTACAACGAGCGTTTCTTCGCTCAATCCTGTTAACTCTGCTACCTCCAGATTAATGTGACCGATAACTGTTCCTGCTTCATTCACACTAGTGAAAATCTCTTTATCTATGTCGTATAATTCCGTTATTTCCTCAGACCAATTTCTTCGTGTTAAATCGAACAATCCAGTTGTACAACCATTGGAAGGATCAGCCTGCAGTACTCCGGACAATTTATACAAAATCCAATCATTAAGCATCGTAATCGCAGAGACTTTCTCGTATATTTCTGGCTGATGATTTTTCAACCACATTAATCTTGGAACCGCGCCTAAAGCAAAAGTCTGGCCGGATAATTTGTAATTAATAGTCTCCAGATCGCTATTTTGACGTTTAAGTGCTTCGACTTCTCCACCCGCACGCGCATCTACATTCGCACACGCCCATATTTCGCAACCCTTTTCATCATAAAGTACAAATCCTTCTCGCATACTTGTTGCACTAACTGCTTTTATCGATTTTGGATTGATCTCTGCTTTTGTTAATACTTCTTTTATACACAGAATGATTAAATTCCAGTTATTAATGTAGTCAAAATTCATGGAACCTGGATAATTCGAGTCGGGAAGATGTGTCCATTCTTGTTGCGAGACACAAACTTGCTCGCCATTTTCATTAAATAAAACAGCTCTAATACTACCGGTCCCTGCGTCAAATGCTAGAAGAAAATTCATTTCGTTCATTCCTCCTAAAAAGTCAGTATATGTGAAGCTGTTTCTGCATGAGTAATTAAATTTGATCTATATCCCCCTTTCAGGTTGGTCGAACTTTTTCTTTCCTCCAGTACCATTGGTTATGTATGTCATATTATTAAGTGTTAGTTTATTTAGTGGTTCATTTTTGGATGAAACCCAAATACCTATTTTGAAAGGAATGCAAGTCCACGGGTTTTTGTAGCGGAAGATTTGGATAGAAATTGCTCTTCAATTTTTCAGTAGAAGTGATAAAGGGGGAGGAAATCGCATAAATTAGAGCAGCAAAAGTCCTGACCACTCTCGTTATTCAACATATTCAACTATTCCTATAAATATTTTCTAAATGAAGAATTCCCCCAAAAAATTGTTTGGATTCTAATGAATGTAAGCGCTTTATATAAAATATAATCCAAATATATAATTCACATTTTCGCGATTCAGAAATTGGTCAAATTGTAATGATGTATTTGATTTTGTTCGATTTTTTGAATTCGAAGGAGGGGACCTACCTTGTCGGAAGTGTATTTATTAGAAATAGAAGATTTGCATAAACAATTTAATGGGAATCATGTCTTATTGGGGATTAACTTTACGCTGAAAAAAGGCGAAATATATGCAGTTGTTGGTGGAAATGGTGCTGGTAAATCGACATTAATGAAAATCATTACAGGCCTTTATAAAGCCGATAGTGGGGAACTGAAAATTAATGGAAAAATAGTACGTTTTGCAAATCCTAGTGATGCCCATAAACATGGGATCTATTTAGTACCACAGGAGCCTTTAATTTTCCCGAATATGACGATTGAAGAAAATATTACGATGGGGCTCAAAGGAAATGGTAAACAAAAAGACCTGAGAAAGAAAATCCTACAAGTAATCGACCGAGTGGGATGGAATCTAGATATTAACCGATTAGGGTTAACACTATCAATTGCTGAACAGCAGCTTGTTGAAATTTTACGAGGACTTGTTCGGGAGGCTCAGATATTAATCCTAGATGAACCGACTTCAACCTTGACGCACAATGAGATTAACTCGCTTTTCGATACGATTAAGCAGCTTTCCGATAACGGGATTGGAATTATTTATATTACGCATCGATTCTCTGAAATTTTTGAGTTATCCCACTCAGTTGCAGTCCTAAGAGATGGAAGGATTTCTGCCCAAGGACCTATATCTGAATTTTCCTACGAACGCTTGTTAGATGGTCTAGTGCCTGCAAATATGAAAAAAAGTTTACTGAAAAAAAGTGAACGAGACAGCCTCACTAACAATATAAAGGCGATCCAGCCTTCTATAGAAAAAATGGGAGAAACCGTTTTACAAATAGATTCTCTCTACGGAAAAAAATTTAGGAATATATCATTTTCGGTACGAGAGGGAGAAATACTGGGGATTGCGGGTGTTGTTGGAGCTGGTAGAACAGAGATAGCTGAAGCGATTTTTGGTATGGAAAAATTCGATTCTGGCACAATTATATTGAACGGTAAAAAAATTAAAAATGTTTCCATTCGAAAAGTAATGGATCTTGGGTTGGCTTATGTTCCGGAAGATCGTCACGCGCATGGAATTTTTAAAATTACATCTGTTCGAAAAAATATCACCTCGACCTTATTAAATCGGTTACATGGATTATTTATTCCGATTAAGAAAGAAAATGCAATCACGAGTAAATATGTGGAAGACTTAAAAATTAAAACAGAAGGTACAAATCAAGAATTAAGCGATTTATCAGGTGGCAATCAGCAAAAAGTTGTACTCGCAAAATATTTAGCTACTAATCCAAAAGTAATTATGCTCGATGAACCTACTCGGGGAATAGATGCAAGTGCTAGAGCGGATATCTACCATATTATCAATCAGTTGAAAGAAAGAGGATTAGCCGTTTTACTGATTTCATCGAACACAGAAGAAATTGTAGAACTAAGTGACCGAGTACTTGTCATGCATGAGGGAAAAATCGAGATGGAAATAGAGAAAGAAAAACTTACGGTCGATAGCATCACTTCGGCAGCCTTTGGCGTAAAAAAGGATGTGATTGCGTGAAATCACTCCTGTATCAAATAATGAAAGTAAGAGAATTATCCATCATCCTTTTAATGATAGTTTACTTCGTTTTCGTTGGATCTATAAATAGTCAGTTCACGGATATAGATTCGATTATATTGATCGTAAATGGAAGCGTTATATTATTGGTAATGGCTATTGGTCAGTCGTTTGTTCTTCTTACTTCCAATATTGATGTTTCGGTTGGTTCTATATTGGGTTTGTCAGCGGCAGTCTGTGGAACACTACTCGCAAGTGGTGCGAATTTAGGCGTAGTGGTTTTTTCAGTCATATGTATCGGCGCCGTCATCGGGTTCGTAAATGGAATCGGTGTATCTTATTTAAAAATTCCTGCCATTATCATGACATTGGGAATGTTAGGAGTAGTTCGAGGTCTCATGCTCCTCTATACAAAAGGAATGTGGATTGAAAATATACCGAATTACTACAAAAAAATTGCGAGAATGGAAATGCTAGGTGTCCCTTATCCTGTGTGGATAGGTGCCTTTTTAGTATTCATCTCGTACCTTTTCTTATCAAAAACAAAATTTGGTCGATACTTTTATGCGGTTGGTGATAATACAGACGGTGCACAATTAGTAGGTTTGCCAGTGAACTTCGTAAAAGTTCTTGCGTTTATGTTGTCGGGTATATCTGCATCGATCGCCGCTCTTATCTTTGTTATGAATATTGGATTCGTTTCAAATCAAACCGGCAGCGGAATTGAACTTCAAGTAATTGCAGCCGCAGTGTTAGGGGGAGTTGCTCTTACTGGCGGAGTGGGTAGCGTCGCAGGAGCTGGATTAGGAGCTATTTTCTTCACAGTCATTAATAGTTCACTAGTATTCATGAAAATTCCAGCTTATTGGAATAGTGCCATTTCAGGTTTATTACTTATTGTTATCGTTGTTGGGGATTCAAGGTTTCAAAAATATTTAAATGAACGATCCAGTAAAAATCCAAAAAATAGTTTGGAGGAAACTGAACGTGAAAAGCAAACTAAGGCTATTACTTAAATGGGAGCTTTTCCTGTTTATGTTTTTAGTAGGGGAATTAATCTTTTTCGGTCTGCTGACGCCTGGTTTCTTAAATGTACAAAATCTACTATTTAGTATGAATGACTTCGCTTATATTGGACTCGCTGCAATTCCGATGACCTTTGTTATCATTACTGGCGGGATTGATGTTTCTGTGGGTTCTACTATGGGGCTTTCTTCCATTACTGTTGGAGTTCTATGGATGGGTGGCCTCAATATTTGGCTTGCGCTTCTTGTAGCTTTAATTGTCTGTACTTTAGCTGGCTTACTCAATGGCTTAATTGTAGCATTTACCGATGTGCAACCGCTC is part of the Psychrobacillus sp. FSL H8-0483 genome and encodes:
- a CDS encoding sugar ABC transporter permease produces the protein MYQIMKVRELSIILLMIVYFVFVGSINSQFTDIDSIILIVNGSVILLVMAIGQSFVLLTSNIDVSVGSILGLSAAVCGTLLASGANLGVVVFSVICIGAVIGFVNGIGVSYLKIPAIIMTLGMLGVVRGLMLLYTKGMWIENIPNYYKKIARMEMLGVPYPVWIGAFLVFISYLFLSKTKFGRYFYAVGDNTDGAQLVGLPVNFVKVLAFMLSGISASIAALIFVMNIGFVSNQTGSGIELQVIAAAVLGGVALTGGVGSVAGAGLGAIFFTVINSSLVFMKIPAYWNSAISGLLLIVIVVGDSRFQKYLNERSSKNPKNSLEETEREKQTKAIT
- a CDS encoding sugar ABC transporter ATP-binding protein — encoded protein: MSEVYLLEIEDLHKQFNGNHVLLGINFTLKKGEIYAVVGGNGAGKSTLMKIITGLYKADSGELKINGKIVRFANPSDAHKHGIYLVPQEPLIFPNMTIEENITMGLKGNGKQKDLRKKILQVIDRVGWNLDINRLGLTLSIAEQQLVEILRGLVREAQILILDEPTSTLTHNEINSLFDTIKQLSDNGIGIIYITHRFSEIFELSHSVAVLRDGRISAQGPISEFSYERLLDGLVPANMKKSLLKKSERDSLTNNIKAIQPSIEKMGETVLQIDSLYGKKFRNISFSVREGEILGIAGVVGAGRTEIAEAIFGMEKFDSGTIILNGKKIKNVSIRKVMDLGLAYVPEDRHAHGIFKITSVRKNITSTLLNRLHGLFIPIKKENAITSKYVEDLKIKTEGTNQELSDLSGGNQQKVVLAKYLATNPKVIMLDEPTRGIDASARADIYHIINQLKERGLAVLLISSNTEEIVELSDRVLVMHEGKIEMEIEKEKLTVDSITSAAFGVKKDVIA
- the lsrK gene encoding autoinducer-2 kinase, which encodes MNFLLAFDAGTGSIRAVLFNENGEQVCVSQQEWTHLPDSNYPGSMNFDYINNWNLIILCIKEVLTKAEINPKSIKAVSATSMREGFVLYDEKGCEIWACANVDARAGGEVEALKRQNSDLETINYKLSGQTFALGAVPRLMWLKNHQPEIYEKVSAITMLNDWILYKLSGVLQADPSNGCTTGLFDLTRRNWSEEITELYDIDKEIFTSVNEAGTVIGHINLEVAELTGLSEETLVVAGGGDAQLASVGVGAIEKGQAIVSGGSFWQQELNIDKPIVDPNCRIRINCHAIQDLWQIETIAFFPGIVIKWFRDSFCDKEVEEATKIGKNFYEVMDEKTKNVPVGSYGVIPIFSDIMNFISWRHAAPSFINLSLDPEKSGKHVLFRSLQENAAMVTLGNLKIIEEVTGHYPKEIIFAGGASNSKLWSQILADMLGVPVKVPEIKEAAALGTALYAGVGACIFDNISDVVRKVVKFEKKYEPNMEHHQIYQELYKTWRSVYIEQLKLADRKITEHMWKAPGITI
- a CDS encoding cupin domain-containing protein, translating into MKKVHENDFEYRFKDHGPKYLTRGPNVDIGIVVLKPGQDFQNHYHTTCEEIFYILEGEIDFYINNERVKVKPGDMIQCAPKDTHYLINTSDSNFKALFVKSPYISERDVVTVENPII